The following nucleotide sequence is from Hippoglossus stenolepis isolate QCI-W04-F060 chromosome 18, HSTE1.2, whole genome shotgun sequence.
GTTTAGCTTGAACCTTTAGCACTTCTTGTGACGACTAACAGTGGTACACTTTGTTTATATTGTAGAATCTTTGCCAGATGCTGCCCTTTTCCAGTAATTGAATGCAAGTTTTTTAGTCTGTACAAGCAGCTCGATGATGAGGTGGCTGATATTTGAATAATTCTAGTTGTTCTCATATGGAAGATATACTGTATAGATATACTACCATTAGAGATCTAGTTGTCTTCACGATCGAATTGGGATTCCTGCTTCAAAAGTCGCCTGCAAATGTTGTTACAGATGTCCCTGGTTTGTTCTGCATGTGCTTTTATCAAAACCTGCAGCACTTTGACACTGCACAGGCTTATCACTGAAGATCTATAGAGAAACAAATGGGCATCTGTAAATTTTAATGAAATTAGATTCATTGTGAACAAGAGAAATAGATTTTGGCTTAAACCTCGACAGACGCCTTGGAAGCAGTGGAGGGAAGAAAAAGTGAGTTTTTGAGTGATGTCACAAGTGGGTGGGTGATGCAAGTGAGTCAATGTGGATGTACGGTGAcacctgtgagtgtgtctcaTCCTTTGGCAGCCCAGTCCCTCAGGGCCCAGAGGAGAGACAGGGCTCTCCAGAGATCGAGccatgtgcatgtatgtatatgCTAATGTGATTGAGAATTTGATAGACATTGTAATAAGTGGATTGTGCGTTGTGCCAGCAGTAGATGTTACAATGCTGCGATGTACGGGAGACTGTTAATAAACTGTATCAGTCACATGTTGCAGAAAAGAAAGCTAAAGAGAGactctgcatttgtttgtaatATCATGAACCTATCTCTTTGTAATTGTAAGTATATGAGAAATGTTCTGCATGATTACattatatgtctgtgtgtgtttcgttTTATGCATATATAATATGAAGTGGAGTTTggtaatatactgtatacagaCACAGTCAAATTGACATCTATGTAAAAGGGGGAGCATGCATGATAGAGCAGACGACATTGCTGTGTTATACATCAAGCTTCTGATTGCAGAACAACGGCCTGCAGTGAATGTTCATGATGCAGTGTAGAGCAAAGATGGCATAATGAGGGGTCTGCTTAATGAGAGCTGTCTCAGTTGTCCAATGAGAGCTACTCTTTCATTATTCTcatgttttctatgttttgCAGGGAAATCTTGATGCTGAGGTGTTCCACTGGGATGCTGACAGTGGAGGGAAAAGGGGACAGCATCTATATTTGAATCACTCCTTTCCTCAGTCACAATCCCCCAACTCCAGCAACAGAACATTGATTACAATATATCACTGGCAGTGTTCCGCCTGTCCTCTGCCTCCATCATCCTGTCTGCTTGTACACTGTGTTTGAACAGACCTAAGAGCAGTCTTCTCCAGTTGAACCCTGACCACCGACACACTGTACCCCCCTCACATCACCCCCTCCCTTCCCTCGCCTCTATTTTGCCATGTCCAACGACAGCAGCCTCCCTGGTGTCTGGGAGGCCTCGGATTGGGCAGACACCTCTCAGTGCCCACCCTCGGTGGGCGGGGCAACTTTTTTGATTGTGGCTTACAGCGTTGTCATAGCAATCGGGTTGCTAGGTAACGCAGGCCTGGTGTTTATCATTGCTCGGCAACAGGAGTTGCGCAACGTTACCAATATCCTAATCGCCAACCTGTCATGCTCCGACATCctgatgtgtgtggtgtgtctgcCTGTTACTGTCATATACACATTGATGGACCGCTGGGTACTAGGAGAGGCCCTGTGTAAGGTCAgtgtaccacacacacatacacacacaaatcaattttattgattaataataactcacgttcaaatgtttattgcaacagtagaacaggttagtgttaggcgtctaggctccgacttaatcaccCCCCTcaatatgattacatagatgatgggagtgatgagcaaatacttgtaaccccctgtcggagcctaaaggtggatgctggggtggtggaggggctgaagcaactcGCATAggggcaagcaaagggagtgatgggaaacAATCTCTGCTTAAATGGACCGcctaataaggtgggtgtgtattatagatgattgtggagagtgaggtatgtggtgtatgtcacatgattggagcagcgcagctcgagttggctgcctgaactagctcgcaggcgtcgccctattaataataataatagcaatgcTTAAACATTTCAGTCCAAAGCCTAAGCAGTATTTTCCTATTGATGTTATATTcagttttaaaggggacatagcatgccaattccactttgttagtgcttctacaggttaatgtgggtatctggcatgtctaccaacccaaaaactctggggaaaaaacactcgcgcgttttgttatagttcctctaagtcagaaacgtcatgcttgagcgacttgattgagcttcctgggttttgtgtcgtaacaatacactggaagtctcctacatggtcttggcccacccaccccgcccccacactcgttacgccgggtttacgccggaggcagcgaggctgcgaggcagcgcagcgccgttcccaagcacgcagccgcctggctgttcacacgggacaagcatttctccgctggtcagcccgcgattcactcacatgtggcatttgtctggatcgttgggactgggaggctgcagcagctgctcgggagcgaccgctcgctctcccgtgcgtgagctggaatttgtgtcagcgccacacagccaacagtgtggaggacttccgcagtgttcagtGCTACTgtaacactgcggaagtcttccacactgctggctgtgtggaagacttccgcagtgtccagcactactgtacgccgggttacagtagttacgccggttaacacggacgcggaagcgccgctgtgaggcagcgcagcgcgttctccagcacgcagccgcctggctgttcacacgggacgtgcatttctctcgctggtcagccccatagactgtatatataaggtcagcccgcgattctgctttctccgcttgttgttgtacccgttgaatgtcggggttcgggggtaaatgatggtcttcatagccccccacccctctctttctctctctgtctgtctgcttgtgtgcttgtagtggatgggcagagggggatgattgggaaaattaaaactccaggacaacagaaggggaatacaaagtatgggatgcatatttgataatttatatcatataaaatatgtaatttatatcatttaaaatcatgaggggggaggggggagctggctcattagcatttaaaggaacaggcactcaaaacaggtcactctgtggagggctgttttagacagggtaaaaagggtgctgttttaaatgatccttgtggtattttgaccaaagtatgttacagacatttcattaagaccccaaggaaccatatcaacttgtggtaaaatgggcatgctatgtcccctttaaaacattcaaatctggtaaaactttgtcttttgtctttatcTGTCTAGGTGACTCCCTttgttcagtgcatgtcagtGACGGTTTCTATCTTCTCCTTGGTGCTGATTGCTCTGGAGCGTCACCAGCTGATACTCCATCCCACTGGCTGGTCCCCCGCTGCTGGCCACTCCTACCTGGCTGTGGGTCTGACATGGCTGGTTGCCTGCTTCATCTCTCTGCCCTTCCTCTCCTTCAACATCCTCACTAATGACCCCTTCCAGAACATCAGCCTGCCTGCCAATCCCTTCAGGTGAGAGGGGATATTTGGTGTACAGGTGTGGGCAGATGGAGCATTGTGATGGTACATATCACATTTTTGCAGTGTCATCAAGCTCTAAACACCAACAATACAGTGCTACATTAATGGGGCAACTGCTGAACAATATCTGATTTCAGCAGATCCTTTTATGCCGCTAAAGACCTTTTTAGACATGGGATACACAACATGACTGTCTTCACCTGTCTTTAAAATATTCAGACGTATTCCTTATGTAAATGTTCCCTTAGGCTTCATTTCAGATGCGTCTGTCTCATCattgataaatgataaaaaacgTATTCTGCCATTAATACCTCAAATATTTCATAACATATCAGTTTTTGACTGCTtacagacattgatacaactCATAGTCTTCTTGAAATTATATGGCACGAAATCATAACACCTgttagacattatgatgttTCGGACCTTTGCTTGAGGAAATTCTCTCTAACTGGacttcttttcatttgaattgaATACTATTGTGCTAGAGTTTGCTGCATTAGTGCAGCGTGTTCGCTTATATATTAAAAGAGTTAATACTCAATACTTTAGTTTTGTCTTGCAAAGAGAGTTGGAAAAGTGACTTTAGACGAGAATAAGAACATTAAGATATCATGGAGGAAAGTTATTACAATGCAAGTATGTGCAATCTGACAAGCTCATAAACTGTTTAAGAACGAGTGACAATAGAAAAGATTGCAGTTAGTTATAaaagcttttctctttttattgtctTGACTCTTTCCCTGTGCAACATCCCTCTGTGTCTAAGGGACCATCTGATCTGTATGGAGCTTTGGCCGTCAGATAAGCATCGTCTCGCCTACACGACTTCGCTGCTGCTCTTCCAATACTGCCTGCCTGTTCTGCTGGTGCTCCTCTGCTACCTCAGGATCTTCCTACGCCTGAAACGACGCAGGTCACGTAGCTTTACTTTCTCTCATAGTGTGAGAGCATCTTTGTGTCATTCAATCAAGATAACGTTTTTTGGGTGCTATATTTATGTATGGCATTGTCATAATTCTGCCTTAGGTGAGATATGATATTTCACAGTGGATTGTATGACAATAGGCATCATGCTGTTTTGTGCAGGGACATGCTGGAGCGCAGTGGGAGGACACGGGGAGCCCAGAGGATAAACGTTATGCTCTTAGCCATCGTCATAGCCTTCGCTTTGTGCTGGCTGCCTCTGAATGTCTTCAACACAGTGTTTGACTGGCACCACCAGGCCCTACCCGACTGCCAGCATGACGCTGTTTTCTCTGCTT
It contains:
- the LOC118125901 gene encoding neuropeptide Y receptor type 1 encodes the protein MSNDSSLPGVWEASDWADTSQCPPSVGGATFLIVAYSVVIAIGLLGNAGLVFIIARQQELRNVTNILIANLSCSDILMCVVCLPVTVIYTLMDRWVLGEALCKVTPFVQCMSVTVSIFSLVLIALERHQLILHPTGWSPAAGHSYLAVGLTWLVACFISLPFLSFNILTNDPFQNISLPANPFRDHLICMELWPSDKHRLAYTTSLLLFQYCLPVLLVLLCYLRIFLRLKRRRSRSFTFSHSVRASLHHAVLCRDMLERSGRTRGAQRINVMLLAIVIAFALCWLPLNVFNTVFDWHHQALPDCQHDAVFSACHLTAMASTCINPVVYGFLNSNFQRELKSTLLRCQCGNQAAESYESFPLSTVGSEGLTKATSLNRMGSVSSPRPEISSAFPVKTIPANT